The Aquila chrysaetos chrysaetos chromosome 6, bAquChr1.4, whole genome shotgun sequence genome window below encodes:
- the ASB1 gene encoding ankyrin repeat and SOCS box protein 1: protein MAPALLPAPALPERRRTALLPPGENHLNAEAGSRRAGRHQSGRPGEWRAAAAAAAGGGGRPAEPARRGEGQMAEGGPPRRRGPARRLRRAGSAGRNLKEWLREQFCDHPIEHCEDTRLHDAAYVGDLPTLKSLLQEESFQSRINEKSVWCCGWLPCTPLRIAATAGHGPCVDFLLRKGAEIDLVDVKGQTALYVAVVNGHLECAKILLEAGADPNGSRHHRSTPVYHAARVGRADILRELIRYGADVDVNHHLASRVPSLSLRPLTTLVVCPLYISAAYHNLQCFRLLLQAGANPDFNCCGPINIQGFSRGSPVCVMDAVLRHGCEAAFVHLLIDFGADLNLVKVEALGVESTGRVKVNPEALQVFKEARGRTRSLLSLCRIAVRRILGKSRLDLIHILPIPDPIKQFLLHEHS, encoded by the exons ATGGCTCCGGCGTTACTCCCGGCTCCCGCGCTGCCGGAGCGGAGGCGAACCGCCCTCCTCCCGCCGGGGGAAAACCACCTTAACGCGGAGGCAGGAAGCCGCCGGGCCGGCAGGCACCAATCAGGCCGGCCCGGGGAGtggagggcggcggcggccgctgcTGCCGGCGGGGGAGGGAGGCCGGCCGagccggcccggcggggcgaGGGGCAGATGGCGGAGGGCGGccccccccggcggcggggaccCGCCCGCCGCCTCAGGCGGGCAGGCAG CGCAGGTCGTAACCTGAAGGAGTGGCTGCGGGAGCAGTTCTGCGACCACCCCATCGAGCACTGCGAGGACACCCGCCTGCACGACGCGGCCTACGTGGGGGACCTGCCCACCCTCAAGAGCTTGCTGCAAGAGGAGAGCTTCCAAAG CCGGATCAACGAGAAGTCCGTGTGGTGCTGCGGCTGGCTGCCCTGCACGCCGCTGCGCATCGCTGCCACTGCCGGCCACGGCCCCTGCGTCGACTTCCTCCTCCGCAAAGGGGCTGAGATCGACCTGGTGGATGTGAAGGGGCAGACCGCCCTCTATGTGGCCGTGGTCAACGGGCACCTCGAGTGTGCCAAGATCCTTCTGGAAGCTGGGGCTGACCCCAACGGCAGCCGGCACCACCGCAGCACCCCTGTCTACCATGCGGCGCGTGTGGGCCGGGCAGACATCCTCCGGGAGCTGATCAG GTATGGCGCAGACGTGGATGTGAATCACCACCTCGCTTCCCGGGTCCCCAGTCTCTCTCTGCGGCCCCTCACCACGCTGGTGGTCTGCCCGCTGTACATCAGCGCTGCCTACCACAACCTCCAGTGCTTCCggctgctgctccaggctggaGCCAACCCAGATTTTAACTGCTGCGGGCCCATCAACATCCAAGGCTTCTCCCGGGGCTCCCCGGTCTGTGTGATGGACGCTGTCCTGCGTCATGGCTGTGAGGCGGCGTTCGTCCACCTCTTGATTGACTTTGGAGCTGATCTGAACCTGGTGAAAGTGGAGGCCTTGGGAGTTGAATCCACGGGAAGGGTCAAAGTCAACCCTGAGGCTCTGCAGGTGTTCAAAGAAGCAAGGG GCCGCACCCGGAGCCTCTTGTCTCTCTGCCGCATAGCTGTACGAAGAATACTTGGCAAATCTCGTCTGGATCTGATCCATATCCTTCCAATCCCAGACCCCATTAAACAATTTTTACTTCACGAACACAGTTAA